In Garra rufa chromosome 15, GarRuf1.0, whole genome shotgun sequence, a single genomic region encodes these proteins:
- the ankrd39 gene encoding ankyrin repeat domain-containing protein 39, producing MSLVFITHMKNAGCIYDTLQFIPNKLRMDSHGNQCSCSAHRSTPSVYQSLEEMDFERGIWSAAMDGDVERVRAFIKKGTDPNIRDQANYTALHYASRAGQLPVCQLLLDCGACVNVQTHGGATPLHRAAYCGHHSVLKLLLDSGADPCLTDDDGSTALHKAAEQKHLAVCELLVNRFPSLRVMMNKRSHTSFDLCPENDRVWEFLRPQ from the exons ATGTCACTGGTGTTCATAACACATATGAAGAATGCTGGCTGTATTTATGATACTTTACAGTTCATACCAAATAAACTTAGGATGGATTCCCATGGAAATCAATGCAGCTGTAGTGCCCATCGCTCAACACCGAGCGTCTATCAGTCTCTAGAAGAGATGGACTTTGAGAGAG GTATATGGTCAGCTGCAATGGATGGAGATGTGGAGAGAGTCAGGGCATTTATTAAAAAAGGGACTGATCCAAATATAAGGGACCAGGCAAACTACACTGCtttg CATTATGCAAGTCGAGCTGGTCAGCTGCCAGTGTGTCAGTTACTCCTGGACTGTGGCGCTTGTGTGAACGTCCAGACCCATGGTGGGGCTACCCCGCTTCATAGGGCGGCTTACTGTGGACACCACAGTGTGCTCAAGCTATTGTTAGACAGTGGGGCTGATCCATGTCTGACTGATGATGATGGATCTACAGCCCTTCATAAG GCTGCTGAACAGAAGCATTTGGCGGTTTGTGAGCTGTTAGTAAACCGCTTCCCATCCTTACGAGTTATGATGAATAAAAGATCACACACATCTTTCGATCTCTGTCCGGAGAATGACAGAGTTTGGGAGTTCCTGAGACCACAATGA
- the LOC141287019 gene encoding serine/threonine-protein kinase pim-2-like, producing MGQRSSRREKAERGGECVNGVKPRLTLTPTDHTAELHPRPDETPVGIGEGGRQENGGEKTKKKRQKKRRFRRFASFFCCLSRPKSTKARDERVEQSEEDQGTIGTPSRSCTDDHTSIQDIVCSVDNDHQDAPPSAPEVPSTTKDQQMEDVPPLDQSGPVSPSADERPSRLLRRLDCDKITGNEDSICWTYAIGEKLGEGGCGSVFAGTRVEDGLQVAVKFTEKDEDEPYLSLPDHPSPVPVEVALTVMANQGPRCRHIIDVLDWWDEPDQYIMVLERPSPCMDMHEFWEQNDHLFSEELVRHFMRQTIEAAVICCSRGVFHRDIKMPNLLVNTETMEVKLIDFGVGNLLKSSPYIFFSGTANYCPPEYFTKGEYHGKQATVWSLGVLLFNMMTNRYPYSSDIKLMDADVYTEPGFSDECCCFIRGCLKSNPEQRVPLEDMLSHDWFKVSPVGHGEEVAPPSLQP from the exons ATGGGACAGCGATCATCTCGTAGAGAGAAAGCGGAGAGAGGAGGTGAGTGTGTGAACGGGGTCAAACCCCGTTTAACACTGACACCCACCGACCACACGGCGGAGCTCCATCCTCGTCCTGACGAGACGCCTGTGGGTATCGGTGAGGGAGGCCGGCAGGAGAATGGGGGAGAGAAGACCAAGAAGAAGAGGCAGAAAAAGAGGAGGTTTAGGAGGTTTGCCTCTTTCTTCTGCTGTCTGTCTCGCCCCAAATCCACCAAAGCTCGGGATGAGCGGGTGGAGCAGAGTGAGGAGGACCAGGGCACTATTGGGACCCCATCCAGGAGCTGTACTGATG ATCATACGTCTATACAGGACATTGTCTGTTCTGTGGACAATGATCATCAGGATGCTCCTCCTAGTGCTCCTGAAGTGCCCTCCACCACCAAGGACCAGCAAATGGAGGACGTCCCACCTCTAGACCAGAGCGGTCCAGTCAGTCCGTCAGCAGATGAGAGGCCTTCACGTCTGCTGAGACGACTGGACTGTGACAAGATTACGGGGAATGAGG ACTCCATTTGCTGGACATATGCCATCGGCGAGAAGTTGGGGGAAGGAGGATGCGGCTCTGTCTTTGCAGGGACCCGCGTTGAGGACGGCCTTCAGGTGGCTGTGAAATTCACAGAGAAAGACGAAGACGAGCCGTACCTCAGCCTT CCTGACCATCCCAGTCCAGTTCCTGTAGAGGTGGCTCTAACAGTGATGGCCAATCAAGGCCCCCGCTGTCGCCACATCATTGATGTACTGGACTGGTGGGACGAACCCGACCAGTACATAATGGTGTTAGAGCGTCCCTCGCCCTGCATGGACATGCATGAGTTTTGGGAACAAAATGACCACCTCTTCAGTGAGGAGCTGGTGCGCCATTTCATGCGGCAGACCATTGAGGCTGCTGTCATTTGCTGTTCCCGGGGGGTCTTTCATCGGGACATCAAGATGCCAAACCTCCTGGTCAACACCGAGACAATGGAGGTCAAATTGATTGATTTCGGTGTTGGGAACCTCCTAAAAAGCTCACCCTACATCTTCTTCAGTG GGACAGCAAATTACTGCCCTCCCGAGTACTTCACAAAGGGCGAGTACCACGGGAAGCAGGCAACGGTGTGGTCACTGGGGGTCCTGCTGTTTAACATGATGACCAACCGTTATCCATACAGCAGCGACATCAAATTAATGGACGCTGATGTCTACACTGAGCCGGGCTTCTCAGATG AATGCTGCTGTTTTATTCGCGGTTGTTTGAAAAGCAACCCGGAGCAGAGAGTTCCTCTGGAGGATATGCTCTCCCATGACTGGTTCAAGGTAA GTCCTGTAGGTCATGGTGAAGAGGTGGCCCCTCCATCCCTCCAGCCTTAG
- the LOC141287020 gene encoding serine/threonine-protein kinase pim-2-like: protein MGQRSSRREKAERGGECVNGVKPRSTLTPTDHTAELHPRPDETPVGIGEGGRQENGGEKTKKKRQKKRRFRRFASFFCCLSRPKSTKARDEQVEQSEEDQGTIGTPSRSCTDDHMSIQDIVCSVDNDHQDAPPSAPEVPSTTKDQQMEDVPPLDQSGPVSPSADERPSRLLRRLDCDKITGNEDSICWTYAIGEKLGEGGCGSVFAGTRVEDGLQVAVKFTEKDEDEPYLSLPDHPSPVPVEVALTVMANQGPRCRHIIDVLDWWDEPDQYIMVLERPSPCMDMHEFWEQNDHLFSEELVRHFMRQTIEAAVICCSRGVFHRDIKMPNLLVNTETMEVKLIDFGVGNLLKSSPYIFFSGTANYCPPEYFTKGEYHGKQATVWSLGVLLFNMMTNRYPYSSDIKLMDADVYTEPGFSDECCCFIRGCLKSNPEQRVPLEDMLSHDWFKVSPVGHGEEVAPPSLQP, encoded by the exons ATGGGTCAGCGATCATCTCGTAGAGAGAAAGCGGAGAGAGGAGGTGAGTGTGTGAACGGGGTCAAACCCCGTTCAACACTGACACCCACCGACCACACGGCGGAGCTCCATCCTCGTCCTGACGAGACGCCTGTGGGTATCGGTGAGGGAGGCCGGCAGGAGAATGGGGGAGAGAAGACCAAGAAGAAGAGGCAGAAAAAGAGGAGGTTTAGGAGGTTTGCCTCTTTCTTCTGCTGTCTGTCTCGCCCCAAATCCACCAAAGCTCGGGATGAGCAGGTGGAGCAGAGTGAGGAGGACCAGGGCACTATTGGGACCCCATCCAGGAGCTGTACTGATG ATCATATGTCTATACAGGACATTGTCTGTTCTGTGGACAATGATCATCAGGATGCTCCTCCTAGTGCTCCTGAAGTGCCCTCCACCACCAAGGACCAGCAAATGGAGGACGTCCCACCTCTAGACCAGAGCGGTCCAGTCAGTCCGTCAGCAGATGAGAGGCCTTCACGTCTGCTGAGACGTCTGGACTGTGACAAGATTACGGGGAATGAGG ACTCCATTTGCTGGACATATGCCATCGGCGAGAAGTTGGGGGAAGGAGGATGCGGCTCTGTCTTTGCAGGGACCCGCGTTGAGGACGGCCTTCAGGTGGCTGTGAAATTCACAGAGAAAGACGAAGACGAGCCGTACCTCAGCCTT CCTGACCATCCCAGTCCAGTTCCTGTAGAGGTGGCTCTAACAGTGATGGCCAATCAAGGCCCCCGCTGTCGCCACATCATTGATGTACTGGACTGGTGGGACGAACCCGACCAGTACATAATGGTGTTAGAGCGTCCCTCGCCCTGCATGGACATGCATGAGTTTTGGGAACAAAATGACCACCTCTTCAGTGAGGAGCTGGTGCGCCATTTCATGCGGCAGACCATTGAGGCTGCTGTCATTTGCTGTTCCCGGGGGGTCTTTCATCGGGACATCAAGATGCCAAACCTCCTGGTCAACACCGAGACAATGGAGGTCAAATTGATTGATTTCGGTGTTGGGAACCTCCTAAAAAGCTCACCCTACATCTTCTTCAGTG GGACAGCAAATTACTGCCCTCCCGAGTACTTCACAAAGGGCGAGTACCACGGGAAGCAGGCAACGGTGTGGTCGCTGGGGGTCCTGCTGTTTAACATGATGACCAACCGTTATCCATACAGCAGCGACATCAAATTAATGGACGCTGATGTCTACACTGAGCCGGGCTTCTCAGATG AATGCTGCTGTTTTATTCGCGGTTGTTTGAAAAGCAACCCGGAGCAGAGAGTTCCTCTGGAGGATATGCTCTCCCATGACTGGTTCAAGGTAA GTCCTGTAGGTCATGGTGAAGAGGTGGCCCCTCCATCCCTCCAGCCTTAG